The DNA segment CTGGCATATGGTTTTCTCATTGCATTAGTGTGGATACTGACTGCGGGCCAGTATCGGCTTAACCGGGATTATCGCCATTAGTTTTTTTGTTGTATCGATCCTGGATATTAATCTCTTTCCCGGACTGACGTTAGCCATGATACAACCATTAATGACAGAATTCAAGGCCAGGCAATGGCTTATTCACCAGTCGCATATCCTTATTTTCATCCCGGAACCTCTCGATTTTCGACGAGGTAAATGCTATATTGAGTTTCGCATATACAATGAATCTCAATCTTCTTCTGGCGCAGGAGGAAACGATGCACCGTGTTCTGAGCACCTTGATCGTGGCGGCGGCGTTTGCCGGAACGGCATTCGCCCAGGGCAGCGACAGCAAACCAGCGGCCAAAAACAGCCCGTTGCTATATACCATGGAAAGTATCGATGGCCAGAAAGTGGAGCTGGCGAGCTACAAGGGCCGGGTGATCCTGCTGATCAACACCGCCAGCAAGTGCGGGCTGACGCTCCAGTACGGGCCGCTGCAGGCGATTTACAGCATGTACAAAGACAAGGGGTTCGAGGTCCTGGCGTTCCCGGCCAACAATTTCGGCGCCCAGGAGCCGGGCACCGACGAGCAGATCAGGGAGTTCTGCTCTGTCAACTATAATGTCACCTTCCCGCTGTTCTCCAAGGTCTCGGTCAAGGGTGATGACATCTGCCCGCTTTATGCCTATCTTACCAGCGAAGAGACCAACCCCGGCTTCGCCGGCGAGATTCCCTGGAATTTCACCAAGTTCCTGGTGGACCGTCGCGGCAAAGTGGTGGCCCGGTTCGAGCCGAGAACCACACCCGATGACGAGAAAGTGACCGCGGCGATCGAGAAGGAACTGGCCGCGAAATAACGCCGCTTCCGCGGCTGGGCCGGAGGTTTTTCCGCTACCGATTCGCGCGGGTTGATGCCATGAGCGGTTCAGCGCAGGAAAATTCTCCCGGCCGGATTCCCTCCCGCAGCCTGCTGGCGGTGGCCGCGCTCTATTTGGCGGTTACCTTGCCCTTCCTGGGCGGACCCGCCCTGTTCGACCCCGACGAGGGCTATTATCCTGAGACCGCCCGCGAGATGATCGCGGGGGGAGACTGGCTGGACCCGGTGTTCAACGGCGCTCCGCGCTGGGGCAAACCGGTGGGGTTCTACCTGGCCGATGCCGTCTCGATGAGCGCGCTCGGCACCAGCGAGTTCGCCGCGCGTCTCCCCAGCCTGCTCGCCGGGCTTGGCCTGGCCCTGGTCACGGCGCTGATCGGGGCCGCCCTGTTCGGCCCCGGGACAGGTGTGCTGGCCGGGGTGTTCTGCGCCTCTGCTGTCCAGACCGCCCTCTACAGCCGCTCAGCCGTTCCGGACATGTTTCTCGCCCTTTTCGTGGCTCTTTCCCTGCTGGCTTTCCTTCGCGCCACTCTCGGCCGTAACAGGCCCGGCGGTCCCTGGCTCTGGGTCATGTATCTCTCGGCGGGGCTGGCGTTTCTCTCCAAGGGTCCCCTGGGCGCGATCCTGCCCGCGATCGTAATCGGCTCGTTTCTGCCGGCCGCCAGGCAATGGCGCAGATTTATCGAACTCAAACCCCTGCGCGGCCTCCTGCTGTTCCTGGCGGTCGTCACTCCCTGGTATGTATACATGTATTCGCTCCACGGCCGGGATTTCATGGTCGAGCATTTTATCGGCCGCAACCTCGAGCGCTATTTCACCGACCGCTGGGAGCACTCCGGTCCGCTGTGGTACTACGTTCCCGTGCTGGCGGCCGGGACATTCCCCTGGACCGTGGCGTTTGTCGCCGGGCTTGTTTCATCGGCGCGCGGCGCGATCTCCCGCAGCCGGCTGGACAGATCGCACCTGTTCCTGCTCTGCTGGCTGCTCGGCATGCTGGTATTCTTCAGCTTCAGCCGCAGCAAACTGCCGAACTATGTCCTCCCCCTGTATCCCGCCGCGCTGGTGATTGCCGCCAGACTGGTCAGCCGCCTGAACGAACAGGGCGCGCGGGTCCGCGGTCTGGCGATTGCCTGGACGACCTCGGCGGTGGCGGCGCTGCTGGTAACTGTCGGGGCCGGTATCCTGAGCCGCAAGCTCGGCGAACCGCAGTTCGTGCTCCTGCTCTGGCTCTCCCCGCTGGCGCTGATCGCAGCCGCGGCTGCCCTGGTTCACCTCGGACGGGGAGGTATCCGCAACTGGGCCTGGGGCTGCGCGCTGGCGATGGCCGTGTTTTTCGCTGTGCTCACCGGCGCGGCGATCCCCCGGCTGGACAGTCTGCAGGCTGTCCGTCAGCTAGCGGCCGACAGCCAGGGCCTGCTGCCGCCCGGTGAAAATGTCGCCGCCTGGCGGGTCTGGAGCCCCTCGTTTCTGTTCTACACCGGTACGCGGGCCTATCGGTTCAATCCCGAGGAGGAAAGCTGGCCGCCTGACTCTGCTCCTGGAATCGAGTGGGTGCTGACAAGACCGTCAGCCGTGGTAGAGGTCGAGCGGATAACCGGCAAGCGGCCTTCGCTCGTACTCGGGCGCGACCGTTTCGTCCTGCTGCGTCTGGAAGCGGAATGAACCCCATCTGGATCGAAGTGTATAATGTTCATTGACTTATCAGTCGAGTTTGAACATATTGATCGACTTCGGGCCAGTCGTTCAACGCCAGTCCCGGCAAGGAGATAACTTGAAAACTTCACAGGGGCAGCACATGAACCTGAGAAAAGCCAGGAACCCCTACGTCTACGCCAGCGCCACCATCCTCGGCCTGCTGCTGGTGGGCTGGCTGTTCGGCCAGCTGATGGCTACCAGCGACAACACCTACAAACGGCTGCTGCTGCTGCAGGATGTGGTCAACCAGGTAAGCCTGCGCTATGTCGACAATATCCCGGCCGACAACCTGTACCACCGCGCCGTGGAGGGCCTGCTCGACGGGCTCGATCCATATACCGAGCTGATCCCGGCCGAGGATTACGAGCGGTTCAAGGAAATCCAGGTCAGAAGCGAGTATGTCGGCACCGGCATGTCGATCTCGCGGACCGCGGAACAGATCGTGGTGATGAATGTCTACCCCGGCTCATCGGCCTACCGCAAGGGGATTCAGCCCGGCGACCGGATTATCAGGATCAACAACGAATCGACCCGCAACTGGACTACCGAGCAGGTGTCGTTGCGGATCCTGGGCGAGCAGGGCTCACACGTGGAGGTTACGGTCAGCCGTCACGGAGCCGAGGAGCCGCTGAAATTCACCCTGACCCGCAAACCGGTGGTGGTGCCCACGGTCACCAGGCATTTCATGCTCGATGCCACCACCGGCTACATCCGCCTGGCCACGTTCACCGAACGTTCCGCCGCCGAGCTGCGCCAGCACCTCCAGGAACTGCTCGACCAGGGGATGAAATCGCTGGTGCTCGACCTGCGTGACAACTCGGGCGGTCTGACCGATGCGGCGATCAAAATCTGCGAGCTGTTCATGGATGGCCGCCAGTTGATCGTCGCGATCAAGAGCCGTCACCCCGAGGAGAGCAGCAGCTTTTTCTCCGACGGGAAACCGCTGCTCAAGGATGGGCGGCTGGCGGTGCTGATCAACGAGTTTACCGCATCCAGCAGCGAGATCCTGGCCGGTGCGCTGCAGGACCACGACCGCGCGGTGATCGTGGGCCAGAATTCCTACGGCAAGGGTCTGGTTCAGACCACCTATCCGCTGAAAAGCGGCGACGTGCTCAAGATCACCACCGCGCGCTATTACACTCCCAGCGGGCGTAATATCCAGCGGGAATTTTTCAGCCGGGTGCAGAGGCTCCAGGACGATCCCGACAATCCAGCCGCCGATGAGGAAATCCAGGCCGTGTTCGAGACCGACATGGGCCGCGAGGTGCTGGGCGGCGGCGGAATCGCTCCCGATGTCAAGGTGAAGATGGACAGCGCCTCTGTCGATCCCTACGTGGTCAGGCTCAACAGCCACACGTTCGATTTCGCGGTCGCCTACAAGAGCATGAACCCTGGCCTGTCCCAGCCGTTCAAGGCCGACAGGAAGATTTACGATGCGTTCGTGAGTTATCTCGAGGCCAAGGAATTCAAGCTGGACCGCACGAAGACGGAAAGTTACCGCGGCTATATTACCGACTACCTGCTGACCTACCGTATCGCCGAGGTGGCCTGGGACGATAACGCCGCCTACCGGATGGTGGCCATGGAAGACGCGCAGCTTTCCCGCGCGCTGGAGGTACTGGGCAGCGCCTCCAGCCAGAAAGAGATTCTGCGGCGCTTGAGCGAGGAGGCTTCCGAGTGAGCGACAACAAGAACACCGCTGTCGCCGGTACGCTGGAAAAACTGGGCGAGCGACGGTCGGATTTCTGGTGGAACCTGGTCTACTTCCTGATCCTGGCAATCGCGATCGGGTTCGTGCTGGTCAACAACGACCTCGCCAGTATTATCAGCCCGGCCGGGATCGGAATCCTGGCCGTCCTGGGAGTGCTGGAACTCTACCCCACGTTCTACCTGGTCAAGCTGGTGCTGCGCTTAAAAAACGGCAGGCGCGATTCCTGAACCACGCTTGACAGATATTTGAGCAGCCGAAGGCGGGGTATGCACTCCGCCTTTTTCAGTCTATCCTTTTCGGCCAGTACATATAACGTTCGTAGTAGCCCAGCAAGTTGCCGTCCCGGTCGCGGATAGCACGCATGAATGTCCGTTGACGGTTCTCCGGGTCTTCCCCCTGGCGCTCGGTTATCTGGACCTCGACCTCGCCGGCCTTGAGCCGTTCGAGCACCTCCTCCATTATGCGGCCGGACTCTTCCTTGTGGCAGTCGAACAGCGACTTGCCCAGCAGCGCTTCCCCGCCCTCGAACAGATCGATCGCAGCCTGGTTCATATAGAGCACCATGTGGTCCGTGTCCGTAATCACCACCGGGTCGGGAATTCCGCAGACAAAAGCTTCCAGTAATTTTTCCATTCCCATTTCGCCTGTTCTCCCAACTGTGATATGGTAAGGGCCCGTCGGAGGCGGCGGGCCCTTTGGATTCTCTGTCGTCTGCCCGGAAACGGCGTGTCCGCTCAGGGCCACTGGTGCTCCGGTGCTCCGGCCACCGGGATCACTATCAACTGGCTCAGCGCCTCATTCTCGCCCAGCAGGATATACCTGCCGTCCTCGGTGGCGGCCACCGTGGCGATCTGGAACCCGCGCCAAGGCAGCTCGGCGGCCACTTCGGGGACGTTGAGCGGCACTCGCGGGTTGCCCAGGTCGATATAGTCGCCCGATTCGGTGTTGTAAACGAACAGGTGGGCGTAAGCGGGCAGCGCGCCGGCCACGCCGTACAGCCTGCCGTCCGCGCCGAAAGCCAGTCCGGGCATGCGCGGACTCATGATCGGTTTGCCGAGATTGGTTACCCGCAGCGTTTCGGGATCGATCCTGAACAACTGGCCATCACCGGCATTGCCGCCGTAGATCGTACCGTCGGGGGCCACCGCCCAGCTATCGGCCCGGCCCAGGGGGCGGCGGCCCCAGACTGTGGGCAGCTCCTCCTCGATCGTGACCAGTTTCGCGGTGGAGGGATCGTAGTAGAACAATTCGTTAATCGGCCGGCTGCCCCACACACGGCCCTGTTTATCGACAGCCAGGGCGCGGCTGAGCACGTCCTCCTCGGTTAGCGCGTATGAGTGGTAGCGGCCGTGCTGCGTGGGTGTAATCGCGGTCTCGTCGAATACTTTCACCTGCCCGCTGGCGATATCGTAGGTAAAGAACTTGCCGTGCGGGAACGTGATTCCGTAGAGCATGTTCCGCTTCGGGTCGGCTGTCAGCGCGAACACGCCCTCGCCCTCCACCGGCGTCCCCAGGTCCTCGACGGCAAACCCGGACCCGTCGAACGTGAACCTGACCAGGTGACCGCCCGCGCCCTCGTCATCGGCGACCGTGCCCGCGTAGAACCTGTCCTCAACCCGGCCGAAGCCGCTCCTGATCTCCCGCTGCCCCGGGATATCCGCAGCGAGGTCGTGGGCCACCTTGAGTACCTGTTCGCTCAGGCTGACCGCGAACAGGTACGGACTCAGCCCCTCCTCGGCGCTGGTCCCGCCAATCGCCCAGTCGCCCCGGGCGGTCAGCGATGTTATCCGGTTACGGTAGATCGGCAGCCGCAGCCGGGGACCGGGATTCTCCAGCGAGACCTCTACCGCGAAACCGCCCTGGGGTGAAAAGAACCGGTACTCCGCCTGCGCCAGCTGTGTTACCAGCAGGCAGGCGGCTCCTGTCAACAGCAGCTTTTTAAGCATCGACTCTCCCATTGCCCTGAATGGTTTGGTGATTGCAATTGACTGAAAGTTTTTATTCGCTTATTTCCTTGTCGGGATTGAAGATCAGCATGAACGGCCTGCTGGCGCCCGATTCGCCCATCTGCGCCGCGTCCTCTGCCCGTCGCCGTCCACAGAAATACATGTTGCCGTATTCGTCCTTGACGTCGCAGCCGGTCACCTCGCTGACCACATCGATCGGGAACTTGAGCACGACCCTGCGCGCGCGCGTCTCCGGGTCGTACTCCATCAGCAGGGTGGTATCCTTGACCACATACCGGCCATGACCGCCGACAAAATAGTAAAGCTTGCCGTTGTCGCCGAAGGCGCTGTTGGGCGAATATCCCGGCGGCGGCAGCTCGGTGTTCTCGACCGTGGGACCCAGGGCCTCGATTGTCCCGATTCCGCGGCGCTGGGGATGGAACGCCACCAGCATGTTGCTGTAGGTGATCAGGTAGATAATCCCGCGGACCGGGTCTTTGGCGTAAGTTGGAATCCCGGTGACAATCTGGGGTCCCGTGGTGCCGGGAAACCAGGGCACGCTCTCCCGGCTGAACAGGATCCGCCCCGAGTCGCGCTCGTACTTTACCAGCCGCTGACGCCAGTCCACGTAATAACCGTTGCCCCAGCGGTCGCTGAACATGCAACGCGGCACGTGGTCGCTGCCCACGCGGCCCAGGTCGCGGAGGTCATTGCGGCGGGGGTCGAAGAGCAGCAGGTGCACCGACGGGTAGCTGACCCCGTAGATCAAGCCGCCCACCAGGTCCATCGCGATATCCTTGATACTCTCGTTGGGCAGACCCGTGCCGAGGTTCTCCATCCGCTCGGTGGCGGGGTCCCAGGCCAGCAGCATCCCGCTGTAGTATCCCTGCGGGTGGTTCATCAGGTATTCTTCACGGCCCTCGCCCCCGTCGGTGGCGAAATACATTCTCCCGTCGGCCCCTTCCAGGATCTGGGTATGCACCTTGCCCTGCCACTGCCAGTGGCGAAGGTTGGCCAGCTCGGGAATAAACCCCACCAGCCGCATCCGCTCCGCTGGCACGTCGTACTCGAACAGGCCGACCTTGTCGCGGTGGTTGGTGACCCCGATATAGACTTTGCGGTGGCGGGTGCTGTAGCCGATCGAGCGCCAGGTGCTGTGGGCGTCCGGAAACTGGGGGTACTGCACGAACCTGACATTGTCCATCGTGATCTCAGCTACCGCCGGTGCAGCCGGAGCAGTCAGGCAGGCGAGGAAGATCAGCAGAACTGTCATCCTTCCGGAAGATCGTTTCATGGCCTCAGTCCAACGCTTTCTCGGGGTTGAATACGATCATAAACGGCCGGCTGGCGCCCGACTCGCCCATCATCGCCGCACGTGTGTCGCGCCGCCGCCCGCAGAAATACATGTTGCCGCCGCTGTCGGTGACCCCGTGGCCGGTGACCTCGCTGATCGTAGTCAGGGGAAAGCGCAGCACGATCTTCTTGGTGCGCTTGTCCGGGTCGAACTCCATCAGCGCCGCCTGGTCCTCGAGCGCATACTGGCCGTGGCCGCCGATAAAGTAGTAGAGCTTGCCGTTGTGGCCCAGCGCCAGGTTTGGGCAGTAGTAGTCATAGGGCGCCTTGTCGCCGTCGAACACGCCGCCCAGGTCGACCATCCTGCCGAACCCTAGCCGGCGGGGGTAGTATGCGACCACTTTGGAGCCATAGGTGACAAGGTAGATCACCCCGGTCTTGCCGTCCTCGGCGAACGCGGTGATCCCGGTGATTACCTTGTTGCCCGGCGTTCCCTCGAACATCGGCACAGCTTCGGCGTTGAACAGCAGTTGGCCGGTGTCGTGCTCGTATTTGATCAGCCGCTGCCGCCAGTCCACGTAGTACATGTTGCCGAACTTGTCGCTGAACAGCACGCGCGGGACATGGTCGCTGCCCATGCGGCCGAGGTCGCGGAGGTCGTTCCGTTTATGGTCGTAGAGCAGAAGGTGGGCCTGGGGATAGGAGACACCCAGGATATTGCCGTTGAGCCTGTCGATAGTGACGTCCTTGATACTCTCGTAATGCAGGCCGTTGCCCAGGTTGGTGAACCGGTCGTGGGCCGGGTCCCAGCGCATGAAATAGCCGCCGTTGTAGCCCTGGGGATGGTTCATCAGGTACTCTTCGCGGCTCTCGCCCCCGTCGGTGCTGAAATACATCGCCCCGTCCGGACCCTCGGTGATTCTGCTGTGGACCTTGCCCTGCCACTGCCATTCCCGCAAGTGGGCCAGCTCCGGGAGGAATCCCAGCCGGCGCATGCTGTCGGCGGCGATATCGAACTCGAACAGCCCCACCTTGTCGCGGTGGTTGGTAACACCGATAAAAACCCGGTGGTAGCGGCTGCTGTAGCCGATCGACCCCCATGTGGAATGCGCATCGGGGAAATCCGGGTATTCGATAAACCTGATATTGTCCGTCGTGATCTCCGCCGCCGCGGTCGAAACACCCACGCCCAGCGAAAGGATCGCCAGCAGCGCGGACAGAACTGTCGGTCTCATCGGCCGTCTCCTGATCCTGGTTGGAATTTCAGCAGAATATTTTTCCTGAAATTTCTGTTCGATCCGGCCCGTTCGCCTGGCCGGCTATTGTCACAACGTGCGATTGGCAGTAAATTGGAACCTGAAAAAACCGTCTGTTTATTAGACTTCTACGGAGATTCCGAATCTAAACTCCGTCTGTCGGCCTGTCAATCTACTGTGGCGCCGGTAACCTTACAATCCGGGAGATTTTACCGTGAAGCCGTCGATCAACTGTTTCGCAGTCCTGATTTGCCTGTCGGTTTTGTTGCCCCCCGCGGTCAATGCCCTGCCCTCCTCGACCGAACCCGTGCTGGAGTGCGGGACCGCCAATCCCACCGGGGACAAACCCCAGAGCAAGGTCTGGTTCGCCGAGGGCAGCTGGTGGGCCTGGCTGCCCTCGGGAAACGGCGGCAGCCGGCTTTGGCGGCGTGGAGCCGACGGGAGTTGGCAGTCGGATGCCAAACTGGCAGAGGTGTTGGAGAAATTGCCGGGCCGGGCGGATGTTTACGCCGCCGGGAACCTGGCGGTTGCCGCGCTGGTTGACGGCCGCAGGATGGCGGTTGTCGCCCTGAGTTGGAGTGAGGAGAACGACAGCTACGGCCTGCTGGCCCCTCCGCTGCAATGGGAGGAGAAAGGCGAGGTCGAAACGGTCACGATCGACCGCGACGCGGTGGGCTTTTTCTGGATCGCCTACCCGGCCGACAGCGCCGACGCCCGGCGGATCGTTACCAGGATTATCCCGCCCAGGTTCAATCGCACCGGCCCCCCGGTGGTGATCGCCGATGACGTCAGCCGGGACGATATCTGCGTGGTGATCAAGATGAACGGGGCGGTCGGGGTGCTGTGGTCGAACCAGAACACCGAGATGATCCTCTACAGCCGCCACCAGGCGGGCACCCCGGTGGGAGACTGGTGGGATGCCGATACTGTCGCCGCGGGAGGTAAAACCGCCGACGACCACCTCAATTTCTGCAAACCGAGGGTGAGGTCGGGCGAACCCGAGGAGGTCCGCCTGTTTGCCGCCACCAAGACCAGCCTGGACGAGGTCGGCAAGCCGCTGCTGGCCGCGCGGGTGTTCAACGAGGACAAGGTCTGGACCACTGTCGATTTCGCCGAGTTGAGCGAAACCGGCGAGCCCTCGCGGCCGGTTGCCCTCTGGCTCGGAAACCACCCGGCGATTGCGTACACGGTTTACGGGAAGCGCGGAAGCGACGGCGGCCGGGACAACAGGATCGAAATCCAGCACTTTGTCCCGACAGGCACGAGCACCTCGGGCAAACCGGTTACCCTGCTGGGTCCGCTGCCGGAGCTAAACGACGTCACCGGACCCAAATCCGAGCCGGCGGTGATCCCTGTGCTGCTGCTGGCCTCGGACAACGAGGGCCGGGTCTGGGAGTTGTTTGTCGAGCAGGACGGGGAGACCGGGGGCAAGAACCGGGGGCCGGGCGGCGGAGCCGGGGGCGGTGAAGGAAAGAAAAATACCGGCGGCGGGAACTGAACTGGAAATCCCGTTTCCACCGCCGGTTCAAGAATTCGTTATGTGGTGAAATCTACTTCAGGAACGTCAGCCCCACGGTGAATTTGACGTCCGGGCTGTCGCCCACGCCGAACTTGACCTCGCCGAAAAATTTGGTCGTGTCGCCGATCTTGGTTTCGATTCCGCCCAGCAGGTTCAGCCCGACCTCGGTCTCCGTTTTATCGGCCTTGCCCGCTTTGGCGTCCCAGTTGACAATATTGATCCCCAGGCCGCCGCCGGCGTAAGGAGTCCAGCGCTCGCGGGGCTTGAACAGGTAGAACACCTCCGGGTTGATCGCCACCAGGGTTGCGTTGTCGCCGAAACCGATCTCGATATTCGGCTGCAGCCTGACCCGCTCGGCGATATCGCCCAGGTCGAGATGAAAACCGACGTGGATCTGCTCCGGGTCCAGGGTCACTCCCGCGCGGCCGCCCCAGCCGAGCACGTAATCTCTGGCCCCGGCAGGCTGGGCCGCCAGCAGGCAGATCATCGCCACGATTGGTAACAAGAGCTTTCTGCACATAAGTTCTCCTTACTGTTTGGTTTCCTCGTCGAGGGGGAAATCAATATAATCTCTCCGCAACTCATAGTCAATCAAGCCCATTACAGGCGTAGCTTTGCACGTAAATCTCCCATCACCGGATAAAATCTCTTTATCCCGCTTACCCCGTGGCTTATCTTGCAGTTCCCGTTCCTGTTAGTTGGCCGATATCCGCGAGGCGTTAAGATGGGATTTATCGATTACCTGATCATTGTTGTTTATCTGCTCGCGATGCTGGCTATCGGGCTGGAGCAGGGAGAAAATGTACCGAACCTGGTACAAGACCCTGCCCAACGACTGATGAAAGGAGCAAACCGGTGCCGCGCAAGTTTCTGATCATCCAGCAGATCGCCCACGAGGACGCCGGTGTGTTCGGGGCGATGGTGTCCGGGGGCGGGTTCGAGAAGGTGCTGGCGAAAATGCACGAAGGACAGCCGGTGCCCCCGGATCCCCGTGAGTTCGCCGGGATCCTGGTGATGGGCGGCCCGATGAATGTCGATCAGACCGGGCGCTACCCCTGGCTGACCGGCCAGCTCGGGCTGATCGCCGCCGCCGCGCGGGAAAACGTACCCGTGCTTGGAATCTGCCTCGGTTCGCATCTGGCCGCCGCGGCGCTGGGTGCCCGGGTCTATGCGGGCCAGAAACCCGAAATCGGCTGGTTCGGCGTCGACTTGACCGCGGAGGCTGAAACCGATAAGCTGTTGATGGGGTTTCCGGCCAGTCTCGATGTTTTCCAGTGGCACGGCCAGACATTCGACTTGCCGGACGGCGCAGTGCTGCTGGCCGGATCGGAGTCGTTTCCCCACCAGGCGTTCCGCGCCGCGGATTGTGTCTGGGGCATCCAGTTCCATCTGGAGGTTACAGAAGCCCATGTCCGCAACTGGCTGGAGGTCAACCGGGATGAGGTGTCCTCGGCGGGAGTAGACGCCGAGGCCGTAATCGCGGAAACGGATGTGCGCCTGAGCCGAATCGCTCCGCTGGCCGGGAGTCTGTTCGGGCGCTTTCTCGATATCTGCCGCGGCGCGCAAACCTGATCAAGCAGACAACCGAGTCTCGCAACCTTTCGCCTGGAGTCGTTCGATGAACCAGTTGAGTGGAAAAGTAGCCGTTGTCACCGGCGGCGGGACCGGGATCGGTAAGGCGATCGCGGCCCGGTTTGTCGCCGAGGGCGCGCAGGTGGTGATCTGCGGCAGGCGGGTGGACAAGCTGGAACAGGCGGCCGCGGAGATCGCCGGCGGCGGAGACAACCCGCTGGCCCTGCAGTGCGATGTCACCGACCAGGCGCAAATCCTGGGCCTGGCCAAGACCGTGACCAACCGGTTCGAGGGAATCGACGTGCTGGTCAACAACGCGGGCGTGATGCGGTTCGACGAGTTGGCGGTGGCGACAGACCAGCAATACGAGCTGATGATGAAAACCAATGTCTGGGCGCCCTGGCGCTGCGGCACGGCAGTGATTCCGCACATGATCAAGCGCGGCGGCGGCTCGATTATCACGATCAGCTCGGTGGCC comes from the Candidatus Glassbacteria bacterium genome and includes:
- a CDS encoding S41 family peptidase; translation: MNLRKARNPYVYASATILGLLLVGWLFGQLMATSDNTYKRLLLLQDVVNQVSLRYVDNIPADNLYHRAVEGLLDGLDPYTELIPAEDYERFKEIQVRSEYVGTGMSISRTAEQIVVMNVYPGSSAYRKGIQPGDRIIRINNESTRNWTTEQVSLRILGEQGSHVEVTVSRHGAEEPLKFTLTRKPVVVPTVTRHFMLDATTGYIRLATFTERSAAELRQHLQELLDQGMKSLVLDLRDNSGGLTDAAIKICELFMDGRQLIVAIKSRHPEESSSFFSDGKPLLKDGRLAVLINEFTASSSEILAGALQDHDRAVIVGQNSYGKGLVQTTYPLKSGDVLKITTARYYTPSGRNIQREFFSRVQRLQDDPDNPAADEEIQAVFETDMGREVLGGGGIAPDVKVKMDSASVDPYVVRLNSHTFDFAVAYKSMNPGLSQPFKADRKIYDAFVSYLEAKEFKLDRTKTESYRGYITDYLLTYRIAEVAWDDNAAYRMVAMEDAQLSRALEVLGSASSQKEILRRLSEEASE
- a CDS encoding glycosyltransferase family 39 protein, which produces MSGSAQENSPGRIPSRSLLAVAALYLAVTLPFLGGPALFDPDEGYYPETAREMIAGGDWLDPVFNGAPRWGKPVGFYLADAVSMSALGTSEFAARLPSLLAGLGLALVTALIGAALFGPGTGVLAGVFCASAVQTALYSRSAVPDMFLALFVALSLLAFLRATLGRNRPGGPWLWVMYLSAGLAFLSKGPLGAILPAIVIGSFLPAARQWRRFIELKPLRGLLLFLAVVTPWYVYMYSLHGRDFMVEHFIGRNLERYFTDRWEHSGPLWYYVPVLAAGTFPWTVAFVAGLVSSARGAISRSRLDRSHLFLLCWLLGMLVFFSFSRSKLPNYVLPLYPAALVIAARLVSRLNEQGARVRGLAIAWTTSAVAALLVTVGAGILSRKLGEPQFVLLLWLSPLALIAAAAALVHLGRGGIRNWAWGCALAMAVFFAVLTGAAIPRLDSLQAVRQLAADSQGLLPPGENVAAWRVWSPSFLFYTGTRAYRFNPEEESWPPDSAPGIEWVLTRPSAVVEVERITGKRPSLVLGRDRFVLLRLEAE
- a CDS encoding PAS domain-containing protein encodes the protein MGMEKLLEAFVCGIPDPVVITDTDHMVLYMNQAAIDLFEGGEALLGKSLFDCHKEESGRIMEEVLERLKAGEVEVQITERQGEDPENRQRTFMRAIRDRDGNLLGYYERYMYWPKRID
- a CDS encoding SDR family oxidoreductase, which produces MNQLSGKVAVVTGGGTGIGKAIAARFVAEGAQVVICGRRVDKLEQAAAEIAGGGDNPLALQCDVTDQAQILGLAKTVTNRFEGIDVLVNNAGVMRFDELAVATDQQYELMMKTNVWAPWRCGTAVIPHMIKRGGGSIITISSVAGLRPLPGAGLYCTSKAAVQMLTQTMALEHAADQIRVNVICPAVVEGTELPVPIVGEDGVADFYNKLRVCHPLGRNGRPEDIAETALYLASDASRWVTGVILPVDGGRMLTSNRPKIT
- a CDS encoding type 1 glutamine amidotransferase, yielding MPRKFLIIQQIAHEDAGVFGAMVSGGGFEKVLAKMHEGQPVPPDPREFAGILVMGGPMNVDQTGRYPWLTGQLGLIAAAARENVPVLGICLGSHLAAAALGARVYAGQKPEIGWFGVDLTAEAETDKLLMGFPASLDVFQWHGQTFDLPDGAVLLAGSESFPHQAFRAADCVWGIQFHLEVTEAHVRNWLEVNRDEVSSAGVDAEAVIAETDVRLSRIAPLAGSLFGRFLDICRGAQT
- a CDS encoding SMP-30/gluconolactonase/LRE family protein, with translation MLKKLLLTGAACLLVTQLAQAEYRFFSPQGGFAVEVSLENPGPRLRLPIYRNRITSLTARGDWAIGGTSAEEGLSPYLFAVSLSEQVLKVAHDLAADIPGQREIRSGFGRVEDRFYAGTVADDEGAGGHLVRFTFDGSGFAVEDLGTPVEGEGVFALTADPKRNMLYGITFPHGKFFTYDIASGQVKVFDETAITPTQHGRYHSYALTEEDVLSRALAVDKQGRVWGSRPINELFYYDPSTAKLVTIEEELPTVWGRRPLGRADSWAVAPDGTIYGGNAGDGQLFRIDPETLRVTNLGKPIMSPRMPGLAFGADGRLYGVAGALPAYAHLFVYNTESGDYIDLGNPRVPLNVPEVAAELPWRGFQIATVAATEDGRYILLGENEALSQLIVIPVAGAPEHQWP
- a CDS encoding glutathione peroxidase, giving the protein MHRVLSTLIVAAAFAGTAFAQGSDSKPAAKNSPLLYTMESIDGQKVELASYKGRVILLINTASKCGLTLQYGPLQAIYSMYKDKGFEVLAFPANNFGAQEPGTDEQIREFCSVNYNVTFPLFSKVSVKGDDICPLYAYLTSEETNPGFAGEIPWNFTKFLVDRRGKVVARFEPRTTPDDEKVTAAIEKELAAK